The following coding sequences lie in one Carassius carassius chromosome 1, fCarCar2.1, whole genome shotgun sequence genomic window:
- the LOC132090976 gene encoding gastrula zinc finger protein XlCGF57.1-like, producing MSFIKEESEDIMIAEVFSIKHEDTEEQTDLKVLKEEAQELNQNENKYLLENSCDFIMEEKYLSCSQTEEVSTRIRAPKTGTRVFCCKHCGKSFSQYETLKRHMKIHTEEKPFICKQCGKIFSLKGNLKKHIQIHTGEKPFACKQCKKTFTEKRNLERHMRIHTGEKSFTCQQCGTSFTEKGNLERHMRIHTGEKPFTCQKCGTSFTEKGNLERHMRIHTREKPFTCQKCGKCFTQKGNLESHMRIHTGEKPYTCTQCGKSFTAKRNVKLHMSIHTGEKPFTCQQCGKSFTQKQHFKVHMRNHTGEKAFTCQQCGKSFTENAYLKVHMIVHSGEKPFTCQQCGKSFSQRGHLKIHIRSHTGEKPFTCHQCGKSFTTAVNLKYHMRIHTGEKLFSCDQCGKSFKQKKSLNCHLSSPKECGKSVSLNQGSEIFIS from the exons ATgtcgtttattaaagaggagagtgaagacattATGATTGCAGAAGTGTTCAGcatcaaacatgaagatactgaggaacaaacag ACCTGAAGGTGCTAAAAGAGGAGGCTCAAGAACtgaatcaaaatgaaaataagtacCTGCTTGAGAATAGTTGTGATTTCATAATGGAAGAAAAATATCTTAGCTGCTCACAGACTGAAGAGGTTTCCACACGAATAAGAGCTCCGAAGACAGGAACTAGAGTTTTCTGCTGCAAACACTGTGGAAAAAGTTTTAGCCAATATGAAACCCTTAAAAGACACATGAAAATTCACACTGAAGAGAAACCTTTTATCtgcaaacagtgtggaaagaTTTTTTCTCTTAAAGGAAACCTTAAAAAGCACATacaaattcacactggagagaagcctttcgcCTGCAAACAGTGTAAGAAGACCTTCACTGAAAAAAGAAACCTTGAGCgccacatgagaattcatactggagagaagagTTTCacttgccaacagtgtggaacGAGTTTCACTGAAAAAGGAAACCTTGAGCGtcacatgaggattcacactggagagaagcctttcacttGCCAAAAGTGTGGGACGAGTTTCACTGAAAAAGGAAACCTTGAGCGTCACATGAGGATTCACACAAGAGAGAAGCCTTTCACTTGCCAAAAGTGTGGGAAGTGTTTCACACAAAAAGGAAATCTTGAAAGTCACATGAGAATACATACTGGAGAGAAGCCATATacatgcactcagtgtggaaagagcttcactGCAAAAAGAAACGTAAAACTCCACATGagcattcacactggagagaagcctttcacctgccaacagtgtgggaagagtttcacacaaaaacagcattttaaagtccacatgagaaATCATACGGGAGAGAAAGCTTTTacttgccaacagtgtggaaaaagcTTCACTGAAAATGCATACCTTAAAGTCCACATGATAGTTCACTCTGGAGAGAAGCcattcacctgccaacagtgtggaaagagcttctcTCAAAGAGGACATCTTAAAATCCACATTAGaagtcacactggagagaagcctttcacctgtcatcagtgtggaaagagcttcacaACAGCAGTGAACCTAAAAtatcacatgagaattcacaccggagagaagttGTTCAgttgtgatcagtgtggaaagagtttcaaacaaaaaaaatcccttaaCTGTCACCTGAGTTCACCCAAGGAGTGTGGAAAAAGTGTCAGTCTAAACCAGGGGTCAGAAATCTTTATTTCATGA